Proteins from one Kwoniella shivajii chromosome 1, complete sequence genomic window:
- a CDS encoding 3-isopropylmalate dehydrogenase, producing the protein MADKTFKIAVLPGDGIGPEVVDQALKVLSTISEYSKLSLDLKTYDFGGIAIDNHGVPLPDETLNACKEADAVLMGSVGGPKWGVGPVRPEQGILKLRKELGLYANIRPASFASENLLKRSPLKEEIAKGTDITVVRELIGGIYFGERQETDSNGVAWDQCLYSIPEVERITRVAAQIALASNPPLPITSVDKANVLATSRLWRKTVTELMAKEYPQLKLEHQLVDSAAMIMVANPRKLNGVLLTENLFGDILSDESSVIPGSLGLLPSASLAGAPDANSTTMGLYEPIHGSAPDIAGMGIANPIGTILSAAMMLRYSLGKGHEASLIEKAVQKVLDSPDVGGYDFRTKDLGGDAKTEQVGDKVVEALKELLK; encoded by the exons ATGGCTGATAAGAC ATTCAAAATCGCTGTTCTCCCAGGTGACGGTATTG GTCCCGAGGTGGTTGATCAAGCCCTTAAAGTCCTTTCTACGATCTCTGAATACTCAAAACTCTCACTTGATCTCAAAACATACGATTTCGGTGGTATAGCAATTGACAATCATGGTGTACCATTACCTGATGAAACTTTGAACGCATGTAAAGAAGCTGACGCTGTCTTAATGG GATCTGTCGGTGGACCTAAATGGGGTGTTGGACCAGTAAGACCAGAACAAGGTATTctcaaattgagaaaagaattAGGTCTTTATGCCAATATCAGACCTGCATCTTTCGCTTCTGAGAATTTACTTAAAAGGAGTCCGCTTAAAGAGGAGATTGCTAAAGGAACGGATATAACTGTTGTTAGAGAATTGATCGGTGGTATCT ACTTCGGTGAAAGACAAGAAACCGATTCTAATGGAGTAGCATGGGATCAATGTTTATATTCTATTccagaagttgaaagaataACAAGAGTAGCAGCGCAAATTGCATTAGCttcaaatccacctttacctataACATCAGTGGATAAAGCAAACGTATTAGCAACTTCTAGACTATGGAGAAAAACAGTCACTGAGTTAATGGCGAAAGAATATCCTCAATTAAAATTAGAACATCAATTGGTAGATTCAGCTGCAATGATAATGGTCGCTAATCCTAGAAAATTAAATGGTGTTTTATTAACTGAAAATCTATTTGGTGATAT CCTCTCTGACGAGTCTTCTGTCATTCCTGGATCTCTTGGTCTCCTCCCTTCCGCCTCTCTTGCTGGTGCTCCAGATGCCAACTCCACCACCATGGGTCTTTACGAGCC CATCCACGGTTCCGCACCTGATATTGCCGGGATGGGAATAGCCAATCCAATCGGAACAATCTTATCTGCCGCTATGATGTTACGATATTCACTTGGAAAAGGACATGAAGCTTCTTTAATCGAAAAAGCAGTTCAAAAAGTATTAGATTCACCTGATGTTGGTGGATATGATTTCAGAACTAAAGATTTAGGTGGTGATGCCAAAACTGAACAAGTTGGAGACAAAGTTGTTGAAGCGCTCAAAGAGCTCTTGAAGTAA